The following proteins are encoded in a genomic region of Arachis stenosperma cultivar V10309 chromosome 4, arast.V10309.gnm1.PFL2, whole genome shotgun sequence:
- the LOC130973529 gene encoding uncharacterized protein LOC130973529 isoform X2: MPVRVLVESSTPSQVSGANSGHTSFQACTLLGIGQAFSGTQNVSSLQKDEAWRVNVRIQGCDLEHGYLCGTMEALNVPMADTPVVTFWEGEIVDTKNYTFFTGKWEATPEDDIRHWTKFQSFSPLMGQVEVDGGKSLDLSNYPYIFMRWKEQYFVNVGTDCGLTIAGFYYVCFSCSDGSISGFYYDPNSSPFQKLELKSTNDGRSGFSFPSYELQ, encoded by the exons ATGCCCGTCAGAGTATTGGTTGAAAGTTCCACGCCTTCGCAGGTTTCAG GCGCTAATTCTGGCCATACTTCATTCCAAGCTTGTACACTTCTAGGCATTGGCCAG GCCTTTTCTGGGACACAGAACGTTTCTAGCCTACAAAAGGATGAAGCATGGAGAGTAAATGTTCGTATACAAGGATGTGATCTTGAGCATGGTTATCTATGTGGCACCATGGAAGCTCTTAATGTTCCTATGGCTGACACACCA GTTGTAACATTCTGGGAAGGGGAGATTGTTGATACCAAAAATTATACGTTCTTCACTGGCAAATGGGAAGCAAC ACCAGAAGATGATATAAGGCACTGGACTAAGTTTCAATCATTTTCACCCCTCATG GGCCAAGTAGAAGTTGATGGTGGCAAGTCTTTGGACCTAAGCAACTATCCTTACATATTCATG AGATGGAAGGAGCAGTATTTTGTGAATGTTGGAACCGACTGCGGGTTAACTATAGCTGGCTTTTACTATGTTTGTTTCTCTTGCAGTGATGGATCTATAAGCGGGTTTTATTATGATCCCAACAGCAG CCCTTTCCAGAAGCTTGAATTGAAATCCACAAATGATGGAAGATCAGGTTTCAGTTTTCCATCGTATGAGTTGCAATAG
- the LOC130973529 gene encoding uncharacterized protein LOC130973529 isoform X1 produces the protein MPVRVLVESSTPSQVSGANSGHTSFQACTLLGIGQAFSGTQNVSSLQKDEAWRVNVRIQGCDLEHGYLCGTMEALNVPMADTPVVTFWEGEIVDTKNYTFFTGKWEATPEDDIRHWTKFQSFSPLMGQVEVDGGKSLDLSNYPYIFMRWKEQYFVNVGTDCGLTIAGFYYVCFSCSDGSISGFYYDPNSRFSSFSYCPFQKLELKSTNDGRSGFSFPSYELQ, from the exons ATGCCCGTCAGAGTATTGGTTGAAAGTTCCACGCCTTCGCAGGTTTCAG GCGCTAATTCTGGCCATACTTCATTCCAAGCTTGTACACTTCTAGGCATTGGCCAG GCCTTTTCTGGGACACAGAACGTTTCTAGCCTACAAAAGGATGAAGCATGGAGAGTAAATGTTCGTATACAAGGATGTGATCTTGAGCATGGTTATCTATGTGGCACCATGGAAGCTCTTAATGTTCCTATGGCTGACACACCA GTTGTAACATTCTGGGAAGGGGAGATTGTTGATACCAAAAATTATACGTTCTTCACTGGCAAATGGGAAGCAAC ACCAGAAGATGATATAAGGCACTGGACTAAGTTTCAATCATTTTCACCCCTCATG GGCCAAGTAGAAGTTGATGGTGGCAAGTCTTTGGACCTAAGCAACTATCCTTACATATTCATG AGATGGAAGGAGCAGTATTTTGTGAATGTTGGAACCGACTGCGGGTTAACTATAGCTGGCTTTTACTATGTTTGTTTCTCTTGCAGTGATGGATCTATAAGCGGGTTTTATTATGATCCCAACAGCAGGTTCTCTTCCTTTTCCTATTG CCCTTTCCAGAAGCTTGAATTGAAATCCACAAATGATGGAAGATCAGGTTTCAGTTTTCCATCGTATGAGTTGCAATAG
- the LOC130973529 gene encoding uncharacterized protein LOC130973529 isoform X3: protein MPVRVLVESSTPSQVSGANSGHTSFQACTLLGIGQAFSGTQNVSSLQKDEAWRVNVRIQGCDLEHGYLCGTMEALNVPMADTPVVTFWEGEIVDTKNYTFFTGKWEATPEDDIRHWTKFQSFSPLMGQVEVDGGKSLDLSNYPYIFM, encoded by the exons ATGCCCGTCAGAGTATTGGTTGAAAGTTCCACGCCTTCGCAGGTTTCAG GCGCTAATTCTGGCCATACTTCATTCCAAGCTTGTACACTTCTAGGCATTGGCCAG GCCTTTTCTGGGACACAGAACGTTTCTAGCCTACAAAAGGATGAAGCATGGAGAGTAAATGTTCGTATACAAGGATGTGATCTTGAGCATGGTTATCTATGTGGCACCATGGAAGCTCTTAATGTTCCTATGGCTGACACACCA GTTGTAACATTCTGGGAAGGGGAGATTGTTGATACCAAAAATTATACGTTCTTCACTGGCAAATGGGAAGCAAC ACCAGAAGATGATATAAGGCACTGGACTAAGTTTCAATCATTTTCACCCCTCATG GGCCAAGTAGAAGTTGATGGTGGCAAGTCTTTGGACCTAAGCAACTATCCTTACATATTCATG TGA
- the LOC130974022 gene encoding L-type lectin-domain containing receptor kinase IV.1 translates to MHSIAMSLKLLAVLFLQVEMVVVASEDYNTNFIYNNGFQSSNLTLDGIAGITTNGLLKLTNDTKQEKGHAFYPYSVTFKNTTSGFNNEEVFSFSTTFVFAIRSQYPTLSGHGIVFVIAPQRGLPNSLPSQYLGLFDKTNNGNATNHVFGVELDTILSTEFSDINDNHVGIDINDLKSAQSQPAGYYSNSGFKNLSLISGYPMQVWVEYDGVKKQIDVTLAPTNVEKPKKPLLSLTKDLSPILNNTMYVGFSSSTGSVLTSHYVLGWSFKINGQAQPLLISQLPKLPRLGERKESKALTIGVPMISLTVVFVVILAVIYFIRRKKKFSELVEDWEMEYGPHRFKYKDLYFATKGFKEKELLGSGGFGRVYKGVMPASKVEVAVKRVSHESRQGMREFVAEIVSIGRLRHRNLVPLLGYCRRKGELLLVYDYMPKGSLDKYLYNQPRVTLNWNQRFIIIKGVASGLFYLHEEWEQVVVHRDIKASNVLLDAELNGRLGDFGLARLYDHGSDPQTTHVVGTLGYLAPENTRTGKATTMSDVYSFGAFLLEVACGRRPIELVDESENSILVDWVYSCWKNGEILEAKDPNFGTDYRAEEVELVLKLGLLCSHSEPMARPSMRQVVQYLEGDFPLPDLHLLSLSSTGLTFGHYVEDFQEFQLSYPSSSTSKAFSRDTTTTTTSVAASLLSGGR, encoded by the exons ATGCACAGTATAGCCATGTCTCTAAAGCTTCTTGCAGTGCTGTTTTTGCAGGTGGAAATGGTAGTAGTAGCAAGTGAAGATTATAACACCAACTTCATCTATAACAATGGCTTCCAGTCTTCAAACTTGACCCTTGATGGTATCGCGGGGATAACAACCAACGGTCTTTTAAAACTTACAAAcgacacaaaacaagagaaaggTCACGCGTTCTATCCCTATTCCGTTACTTTTAAGAACACCACTTCCGGTTTCAATAACGAAGAAGTTTTTTCTTTCTCAACTACTTTTGTTTTCGCAATACGGTCTCAATACCCAACTCTGAGTGGCCATGGGATTGTTTTCGTGATTGCGCCGCAGAGAGGGCTTCCGAATTCTCTACCAAGCCAGTACCTCGGCCTCTTCGACAAGACGAACAATGGAAACGCAACCAATCATGTGTTTGGTGTGGAACTTGACACCATTCTCAGCACAGAGTTCTCTGATATCAACGATAACCATGTTGGAATCGATATAAATGATTTGAAATCAGCACAGTCACAACCTGCAGGGTATTATAGTAATTCCGGTTTCAAGAATTTGAGCCTTATCAGTGGCTACCCTATGCAAGTGTGGGTGGAATACGATGGTGTGAAGAAGCAAATTGATGTTACTTTAGCACCAACCAACGTTGAAAAGCCGAAAAAGCCCTTATTATCATTGACCAAAGATCTTTCACCGATTCTAAACAATACCATGTATGTTGGATTCTCTTCCTCAACCGGTTCAGTTTTAACTTCCCATTATGTTCTTGGTTGGAGTTTTAAGATCAATGGCCAAGCTCAACCGCTTCTTATTTCTCAACTCCCAAAGCTTCCAAGGCTAGGTGAAAGAAAGGAATCAAAGGCTCTCACTATTGGGGTACCTATGATTTCACTCACTGTGGTGTTCGTGGTGATTCTAGCAGTGATTTATTTcataagaagaaagaagaagttttcggagttggttgaagattggGAAATGGAATACGGTCCTCACAGGTTTAAGTACAAAGATCTTTACTTTGCAACAAAGGGGTTCAAGGAGAAGGAGCTTTTGGGAAGTGGTGGATTTGGAAGGGTCTACAAAGGTGTGATGCCAGCTTCTAAGGTTGAGGTTGCTGTGAAGAGGGTGTCCCATGAATCTAGGCAGGGGATGAGGGAATTTGTGGCAGAGATTGTTAGTATCGGCCGCCTCCGCCACCGCAATCTGGTTCCTCTCCTCGGATACTGCCGTCGTAAAGGGGAGTTGCTTCTTGTCTATGACTACATGCCCAAGGGAAGCTTAGACAAGTATCTGTATAACCAACCAAGAGTCACCCTCAATTGGAACCAAAGGTTCATAATCATCAAAGGCGTTGCTTCAG GTCTGTTCTATCTACACGAAGAATGGGAGCAAGTAGTGGTCCATAGAGACATAAAAGCGAGCAATGTATTACTAGATGCAGAATTGAATGGCAGGTTAGGTGACTTTGGTCTTGCAAGGTTGTATGACCATGGAAGTGATCCTCAAACCACACATGTTGTCGGAACACTTGGATACCTTGCACCTGAGAACACCAGAACCGGTAAGGCCACTACAATGTCCGACGTATATTCTTTCGGCGCATTTCTTCTTGAAGTTGCCTGTGGAAGGAGGCCAATAGAGCTAGTAGATGAATCTGAGAACTCAATACTGGTTGATTGGGTTTATAGTTGTTGGAAAAATGGTGAGATTCTTGAGGCGAAGGATCCAAATTTTGGCACAGATTATAGAGCAGAAGAGGTTGAACTTGTGTTGAAACTTGGTTTGTTGTGTTCACATTCTGAGCCTATGGCTAGGCCAAGCATGCGGCAAGTTGTTCAGTACTTAGAAGGGGATTTTCCTCTTCCTGATTTGCATTTGCTTAGTTTGTCTTCAACAGGGTTAACATTTGGGCACTATGTAGAGGATTTTCAAGAGTTTCAATTGTCTTATCCCTCCTCTTCTACTAGTAAGGCATTTTCCCGTgatactactactactactacatCAGTTGCTGCATCACTTCTCTCTGGTGGTCGTTGA